In a genomic window of [Empedobacter] haloabium:
- the ntrC gene encoding nitrogen regulation protein NR(I): MKPIWIVDDDESIRWVLEKALARENLATKSFANARDAIAALEYETPQVLVSDIRMPGDSGLDLLQVVKTRHPGLPVIIITAFSDLDSAVAAFQGGAFEYLAKPFDIDKAVELIRRALDESLREANVESGPAETPEILGQAPAMQEVFRAIGRLSQSNVTVLITGESGTGKELVARALHKHSPRAAQPFIALNTAAIPKDLLESELFGHERGAFTGAQATRRGRFEQAEGGTLFLDEIGDMPFDLQTRLLRVLSDGHFYRVGGHQPLKANVRVITATHQNLEQRVRDGLFREDLYHRLNVIRLRLPSLRERREDIPILVRHFLLQSAKQLGVEAKRMSDATLTFLQSLDLPGNVRQLENLCNWITVMAPGQTVEVKDLPLELSEGQSALQAAPELPAATPHAPIAAAAAPAAPRPDGWLALLELQAATMLSDGQQDVMDVLGRQFESALIRTALKYTHGRKNDAAVRLGIGRNTITRKIAELGIDGAKED; encoded by the coding sequence ATGAAGCCAATCTGGATAGTCGACGACGACGAATCGATCCGCTGGGTATTAGAGAAAGCATTGGCGAGGGAAAATCTCGCAACGAAGAGTTTTGCCAACGCGCGCGACGCCATTGCCGCGCTGGAATATGAGACGCCGCAGGTGCTGGTGTCGGACATCCGCATGCCGGGCGACTCCGGCCTCGACCTGCTGCAGGTCGTCAAGACGCGCCACCCGGGCCTGCCCGTCATCATCATCACCGCGTTCTCCGACCTGGATTCGGCCGTCGCCGCGTTCCAGGGCGGCGCGTTCGAATACCTGGCCAAGCCGTTCGACATCGACAAGGCCGTCGAGCTGATCCGCCGCGCGCTGGACGAGAGCCTGCGCGAGGCCAATGTCGAATCGGGTCCGGCGGAAACGCCGGAAATCCTCGGCCAGGCCCCCGCCATGCAGGAGGTGTTCCGTGCCATCGGCCGGCTGTCGCAGTCTAACGTCACGGTCCTCATCACGGGCGAGTCCGGCACCGGTAAGGAGCTGGTCGCACGGGCGCTGCACAAGCACAGCCCGCGCGCGGCGCAGCCGTTCATTGCGCTGAACACGGCCGCCATTCCGAAGGACCTGCTGGAATCCGAACTGTTCGGCCACGAGCGTGGCGCGTTCACCGGCGCGCAGGCGACGCGGCGCGGCCGCTTCGAGCAGGCCGAGGGCGGCACCCTGTTCCTGGATGAGATCGGCGACATGCCGTTCGACCTGCAGACGCGCCTGCTGCGCGTGCTGTCGGACGGCCACTTCTACCGCGTCGGCGGCCACCAGCCGCTGAAGGCCAACGTGCGCGTCATCACGGCCACGCACCAGAACCTGGAGCAACGTGTGCGCGACGGCCTGTTCCGCGAGGACTTGTATCACCGCCTGAACGTCATCCGCCTGCGCCTGCCCAGCCTGCGCGAGCGGCGCGAGGACATTCCCATCCTGGTACGCCACTTCCTGCTGCAAAGCGCCAAGCAGCTGGGCGTGGAAGCCAAGCGCATGAGCGACGCCACGCTGACGTTCCTGCAAAGCCTGGACCTGCCGGGCAATGTGCGCCAGTTGGAAAACCTGTGCAACTGGATTACCGTGATGGCGCCGGGCCAGACGGTGGAGGTGAAGGACCTGCCGCTGGAACTGTCGGAAGGGCAAAGCGCGCTGCAGGCGGCGCCCGAGCTGCCGGCGGCCACGCCACACGCGCCGATCGCGGCAGCCGCCGCGCCGGCCGCGCCACGCCCGGACGGCTGGCTGGCGCTGCTGGAACTGCAGGCGGCGACGATGCTGTCGGACGGCCAGCAGGACGTGATGGACGTGCTGGGCCGCCAGTTCGAATCGGCGCTGATCCGCACGGCGCTGAAGTACACGCACGGCCGCAAGAACGACGCCGCCGTCCGCCTGGGCATCGGGCGCAACACGATCACGCGCAAGATTGCCGAGCTGGGCATCGACGGCGCGAAGGAGGATTGA
- the corA gene encoding magnesium/cobalt transporter CorA, producing MLINCVAYQHGHKLADIPVADISDHIAVKDTFVWVALKDAQADELAVMQEEFGLHELAVEDALRGHQRPKIEEYGDSLFVVVKTVEMVKDELVVGEIDIFVGDNYVLSSRQNSAQSFMGVRARTEREPHLLKHGSGFVLYALMDAAVDRYFPIVDAFEEELEEIEEQIFLQEAQRANIQRLYELKRKVMTLRHAVAPLLDAIGKLHGGRVPSMCVSSQEYFRDVHDHLARINGTLDTIRDTIGTAIQVNLSMVALDEGEVNKRLAAWAAIFAVLTAFAGIWGMNFEFMPELKWRYGYPVALTAMATTCLLLYRRFKRAGWL from the coding sequence ATGCTGATCAATTGCGTCGCCTACCAACATGGCCACAAGCTGGCCGACATCCCCGTGGCCGACATCAGCGACCATATCGCCGTCAAGGACACCTTCGTCTGGGTGGCCCTGAAGGACGCGCAGGCCGACGAGCTGGCCGTGATGCAGGAGGAGTTCGGCCTGCACGAGCTGGCCGTCGAGGATGCGCTGCGCGGCCACCAGCGCCCCAAGATCGAGGAGTACGGCGACTCGCTGTTCGTCGTCGTCAAGACGGTCGAGATGGTGAAAGACGAACTGGTCGTCGGCGAGATCGACATTTTCGTCGGTGACAACTATGTGCTGTCCTCGCGCCAGAACAGCGCGCAAAGCTTCATGGGCGTGCGCGCCCGCACCGAGCGCGAGCCGCACCTCTTGAAACACGGCTCCGGCTTCGTGCTGTACGCGCTGATGGACGCGGCCGTCGACCGCTACTTTCCCATCGTCGATGCTTTCGAGGAGGAACTGGAGGAGATCGAGGAACAGATCTTCCTGCAGGAGGCGCAACGCGCCAACATCCAGCGGCTGTACGAGTTGAAACGCAAGGTGATGACGTTGCGCCACGCCGTGGCACCCCTGCTGGACGCCATCGGCAAGCTGCATGGCGGCCGGGTGCCGTCGATGTGCGTCAGCAGCCAGGAATACTTCCGCGACGTGCACGACCACCTGGCCCGCATCAACGGCACGCTCGACACGATCCGCGACACGATCGGCACGGCGATCCAGGTCAATCTGTCGATGGTGGCGCTGGACGAGGGCGAGGTCAACAAGCGACTGGCGGCCTGGGCTGCCATCTTTGCCGTGCTGACGGCCTTTGCCGGCATCTGGGGCATGAATTTCGAATTCATGCCGGAGCTGAAGTGGCGCTACGGCTATCCCGTCGCGCTGACGGCGATGGCCACCACATGCCTGCTGCTGTACCGGCGCTTCAAGCGCGCCGGCTGGTTGTAG
- a CDS encoding NAD(P)/FAD-dependent oxidoreductase encodes MLRLNELKLPLNHTEPELTEAILARLDIAPEMLLSFTVHKRSYDARKKANIILIYSLDVATTDDAGVLQRRKHDVHLMPSPDMEYKFVAHGVNTDGSQPRPVVIGMGPCGLFAALILAQMGLKPIVLERGKTVRERTKDTFGFWRKRVLNPESNVQFGEGGAGTFSDGKLYSQIKDPRYLGRKVLTEFVKAGAPEEIMYVSKPHIGTFRLVKMVEAMREEIVALGGEIRFEQRVTDFEIEEKDGVRQLRGLLLASGERIVTDHVVLAIGHSSRDTFQVLYDRGVYIEAKPFSIGFRVEHPQSLIDTCRFGPNAGHPILGAADYKLVHHAKNGRAVYSFCMCPGGTVVAAASEPGRVVTNGMSQYSRAERNANSAIVVSISPEDYPGHPLAGIEFQRRLEEKAFELGGGNYSAPGQLMGDFVAGKPSTEFGAVIPSYKPAVHLTDLATILPDYAVEALREAFPAFDKQVRGYFKHDAVLTGLETRTSSPIRIKRRDDDLQSLNTRGLFPAGEGAGYAGGILSAGVDGIKVAEAVALSMAAKK; translated from the coding sequence ATGCTGCGACTGAACGAACTGAAACTTCCCCTCAACCATACCGAGCCCGAGCTGACGGAGGCCATCCTGGCCCGCCTCGACATCGCGCCCGAGATGCTGCTCAGCTTCACCGTCCACAAGCGCAGCTACGATGCGCGCAAGAAGGCCAACATCATCCTGATCTACTCGCTCGACGTGGCGACGACGGACGATGCCGGCGTCCTGCAACGGCGCAAGCACGACGTGCACCTGATGCCGTCGCCGGACATGGAGTACAAGTTCGTCGCCCACGGCGTCAACACGGACGGCAGCCAGCCGCGTCCGGTCGTGATCGGCATGGGCCCGTGCGGCCTGTTTGCCGCGCTGATCCTGGCGCAGATGGGACTGAAGCCGATCGTGCTGGAGCGCGGCAAGACGGTACGCGAGCGCACCAAGGACACCTTCGGCTTCTGGCGCAAGCGCGTGCTCAATCCCGAATCGAACGTGCAGTTCGGCGAAGGCGGCGCAGGCACGTTCTCGGACGGCAAGCTGTACAGCCAGATCAAGGACCCGCGCTACCTGGGCCGCAAGGTGCTGACCGAGTTCGTCAAGGCCGGCGCGCCCGAGGAAATCATGTACGTCAGCAAGCCCCACATCGGTACCTTCCGCCTGGTCAAGATGGTGGAGGCGATGCGCGAGGAGATCGTCGCGCTGGGCGGCGAAATCCGCTTCGAGCAGCGCGTCACCGATTTCGAGATCGAGGAGAAAGACGGCGTGCGCCAGCTGCGCGGCCTGCTGCTGGCCTCGGGCGAGCGCATCGTCACCGACCACGTGGTGCTGGCCATCGGCCACAGCTCGCGCGACACGTTCCAGGTGCTGTACGACCGCGGCGTGTACATCGAAGCCAAGCCGTTCTCGATCGGCTTCCGCGTCGAACACCCGCAGTCGCTGATTGACACCTGCCGCTTCGGCCCGAACGCGGGCCACCCGATCCTGGGCGCGGCCGACTACAAGCTGGTGCACCACGCCAAGAACGGCCGCGCCGTGTACAGCTTCTGCATGTGCCCGGGCGGCACGGTAGTGGCGGCGGCGTCCGAGCCGGGCCGCGTGGTCACCAACGGCATGAGCCAGTACTCGCGCGCGGAGCGCAACGCCAACAGCGCCATCGTCGTGTCGATCAGTCCGGAAGACTATCCGGGCCATCCGCTGGCCGGCATCGAGTTCCAGCGCCGGCTGGAAGAAAAAGCGTTCGAGCTGGGCGGCGGCAACTACAGCGCGCCGGGCCAGCTGATGGGCGACTTCGTCGCCGGCAAGCCGTCCACCGAATTCGGCGCCGTGATCCCGTCGTACAAGCCGGCCGTGCACCTGACCGACCTGGCCACGATCCTGCCGGACTACGCGGTGGAAGCGCTGCGCGAGGCCTTCCCCGCCTTCGACAAGCAGGTACGCGGCTACTTCAAGCACGACGCCGTGCTGACGGGGCTGGAAACGCGCACCTCCTCGCCGATCCGCATCAAGCGCCGCGACGACGACCTGCAAAGCCTGAACACGCGCGGCCTGTTCCCGGCCGGCGAAGGCGCCGGCTATGCGGGCGGCATCCTGTCGGCCGGCGTGGACGGCATCAAGGTGGCCGAGGCCGTCGCGCTGTCGATGGCGGCGAAGAAGTAA
- the glnL gene encoding nitrogen regulation protein NR(II): MKIVTNIARAAAAAAAVFPRPSALAGLDLLASAVVIVDGEGHITYANAAAENLLESSLKALSRQKLCSLFTNPAELENVIAQARAHKFSDLRQELALERAGREPLHVHTIASALDEPSDHVLLELRETVQQMKLDREERLLDQSQVNKELIRNLAHEIKNPLGGIRGAAQLLEMELPPLHLQQLREYTQVIIKEADRLQTLVDRLLAPHRRPHIVGDVNIHEVLERVRSLMMAEFPAGLAIVRDYDASLPEFRGDKEQLIQTVLNIAHNAAQALAERIEAGDGQIVFKTRVARQVTLAKVRYNLALDLHIIDNGPGIPPQIRDRIFYPLVSGRDGGSGLGLTLAQTFVHQHMGVIECESRPGYTDFRILIPLP; the protein is encoded by the coding sequence ATGAAAATTGTGACCAATATCGCGCGCGCGGCGGCTGCCGCGGCGGCGGTCTTTCCACGCCCGTCCGCGCTGGCGGGCCTCGACCTGCTGGCCTCGGCCGTCGTGATCGTCGACGGGGAGGGGCACATCACCTACGCCAACGCGGCGGCGGAAAATCTGCTGGAAAGCTCGCTCAAGGCCTTGTCGCGGCAGAAGCTGTGCAGCCTGTTCACCAATCCCGCCGAGCTGGAAAACGTGATCGCGCAGGCGCGCGCGCACAAGTTCTCCGACCTGCGCCAGGAGCTGGCCTTGGAGCGGGCCGGGCGCGAGCCGCTGCACGTGCACACGATCGCCAGCGCGCTGGACGAGCCGTCCGACCATGTGCTGCTGGAGCTGCGCGAGACGGTGCAGCAGATGAAGCTGGACCGCGAGGAGCGCCTGCTGGACCAGAGCCAGGTCAACAAGGAGCTGATCCGCAACCTGGCGCACGAAATCAAGAATCCGCTGGGCGGCATCCGCGGCGCCGCGCAACTGCTGGAGATGGAGCTGCCGCCGCTGCACCTGCAGCAACTGCGCGAGTACACGCAGGTGATCATCAAGGAAGCGGACCGGCTGCAGACGCTGGTCGACCGCCTGCTGGCGCCGCACCGCCGGCCACACATCGTCGGCGACGTCAATATCCACGAGGTGCTGGAACGTGTGCGCAGCCTGATGATGGCGGAGTTCCCGGCGGGGCTGGCGATCGTGCGCGATTACGACGCGTCGCTGCCGGAGTTCCGCGGCGACAAGGAACAACTGATCCAGACGGTGCTCAACATCGCCCACAACGCGGCGCAGGCACTGGCCGAGCGCATCGAGGCGGGCGATGGGCAGATCGTTTTCAAGACCCGTGTGGCACGCCAGGTCACCCTGGCGAAGGTCCGTTACAACCTGGCATTAGATTTGCATATCATCGACAATGGACCGGGCATCCCGCCGCAGATCCGCGACCGCATCTTCTATCCGCTCGTCTCGGGCCGCGATGGTGGCAGCGGCCTCGGGCTGACGTTGGCGCAGACCTTCGTGCACCAGCACATGGGCGTCATCGAGTGCGAGAGCCGGCCCGGATATACGGACTTCAGGATCCTGATCCCGCTGCCTTGA